A DNA window from Brassica napus cultivar Da-Ae chromosome A4, Da-Ae, whole genome shotgun sequence contains the following coding sequences:
- the LOC106446711 gene encoding protein MAIN-LIKE 1-like isoform X2, whose protein sequence is MDIDVGPVDPSVLYEQELHVSSAVWEAQERGLLRCQEHTSLLHQWKLTDQQTKLVDKAGFGLFRRIGPMTLNNSLISALVERWRRETNTFHLPLGETTITLDEVSLVLGLQIDGDPVVGPKVGDEAAMDMCGRLLGKLPSAANKEVNCSRVKLNWLKRTFSECPEDASSDVVKCHTRAYLLYLIGSTIFATTDGDKVSVKYLPLFEDFDRAGRYAWGAAALACLYRALGNASLKSQSNICGCLTLLQCWSYFHLDIGRPEKAEASFPLALLWKGKGSRSKTDLSEYRRELDDLDPTKICWCPYERYENMIPPHVKAKLSLGRSKTTLVCFEKIELHFPDRCLRQFGKRQPIPQKVKRRDRKNRRLDDLDTSMTAACEEWAERGDHIVDSSGGGNVVDDGAYMEWYARISITKLNREAFLENQVMNMIACMREFEEAASGISMERLSPVEREVMESVKDTFSSNLTFGGWQEVAVNSSYGKRRRRNEQTPTMNNGGGGSDLSSLMLQKDT, encoded by the exons CCGTTGCCAAGAACACACTTCACTCCTCCACCAATGGAAGCTCACAGACCAACAAACCAAGCTCGTCGACAAAGCAGGCTTCGGCCTCTTCCGCAGAATCGGCCCAATGACTCTAAACAACTCTCTAATCTCCGCTCTCGTCGAGCGGTGGAGAAGAGAAACCAACACATTCCATCTCCCCTTAGGCGAAACGACGATCACCCTCGACGAAGTATCCTTAGTCCTCGGCCTCCAGATCGACGGAGACCCCGTCGTGGGTCCCAAAGTAGGCGACGAGGCTGCGATGGACATGTGTGGGAGACTCCTCGGGAAGCTCCCGTCTGCAGCCAACAAGGAAGTGAACTGCTCGAGGGTGAAGCTTAACTGGCTCAAGAGAACGTTCTCCGAGTGTCCTGAAGACGCTTCTTCCGACGTTGTGAAGTGTCACACTCGGGCTTATCTTTTGTATCTGATTGGGAGTACGATCTTCGCTACTACTGATGGTGATAAAGTCTCGGTGAAGTATTTGCCTTTGTTTGAGGATTTTGATCGAGCTGGGAGGTACGCTTGGGGAGCTGCTGCGTTGGCTTGTCTTTATAGGGCGCTTGGTAACGCGTCGCTTAAGTCTCAGAGTAATATTTGTGGATGCTTGACGTTGCTTCAG TGTTGGAGTTACTTTCATTTGGATATTGGTAGGCCGGAGAAGGCCGAAGCGAGTTTCCCGCTCGCTCTGTTGTGGAAAGGTAAAGGAAGTAGATCCAAAACTGATCTCTCTGAGTACCGGAGAGAGCTTGATGATCTAGATCCAACCAAG ATCTGTTGGTGCCCGTATGAAAGATATGAGAACATGATCCCTCCTCATGTTAAAGCCAAGCTGAGTCTAGGAAGATCGAAGACGACTCTTGTATGTTTCGAGAAGATTGAGTTGCATTTTCCTGACAGGTGTTTGAGGCAGTTTGGGAAACGACAGCCGATACCTCAGAAAGTGAAACGCCGCGACAGGAAGAACCGGCGGCTTGATGACTTGGACACGTCAATGACTGCAGCGTGCGAGGAATGGGCTGAGCGTGGAGACCATATCGTGGACAGTTCTGGAGGTGGCAATGTAGTGGATGATGGAGCTTACATGGAGTGGTACGCTCGGATAAGTATCACCAAACTAAACAGAGAAGCGTTTCTTGAGAACCAAGTCATGAATATG attgcGTGTATGAGGGAGTTTGAGGAAGCTGCTTCAGGGATTTCGATGGAGAGATTGTCTCCGGTAGAGAGGGAAGTGATGGAGAGTGTGAAGGATACGTTTTCTAGTAATTTGACGTTTGGAGGATGGCAAGAGGTGGCGGTTAATAGTAGTTATGGGAAGCGGAGGCGTCGGAATGAACAAACTCCGACGATGAAtaatggtggtggtggtagtgATCTTTCATCTCTAATGCTTCAAAAGGATACATGA
- the LOC106446711 gene encoding protein MAIN-LIKE 1-like isoform X1 encodes MDIDVGPVDPSVLYEQELHVSSAVWEAQERGLLRCQEHTSLLHQWKLTDQQTKLVDKAGFGLFRRIGPMTLNNSLISALVERWRRETNTFHLPLGETTITLDEVSLVLGLQIDGDPVVGPKVGDEAAMDMCGRLLGKLPSAANKEVNCSRVKLNWLKRTFSECPEDASSDVVKCHTRAYLLYLIGSTIFATTDGDKVSVKYLPLFEDFDRAGRYAWGAAALACLYRALGNASLKSQSNICGCLTLLQCWSYFHLDIGRPEKAEASFPLALLWKGKGSRSKTDLSEYRRELDDLDPTKMQICWCPYERYENMIPPHVKAKLSLGRSKTTLVCFEKIELHFPDRCLRQFGKRQPIPQKVKRRDRKNRRLDDLDTSMTAACEEWAERGDHIVDSSGGGNVVDDGAYMEWYARISITKLNREAFLENQVMNMIACMREFEEAASGISMERLSPVEREVMESVKDTFSSNLTFGGWQEVAVNSSYGKRRRRNEQTPTMNNGGGGSDLSSLMLQKDT; translated from the exons CCGTTGCCAAGAACACACTTCACTCCTCCACCAATGGAAGCTCACAGACCAACAAACCAAGCTCGTCGACAAAGCAGGCTTCGGCCTCTTCCGCAGAATCGGCCCAATGACTCTAAACAACTCTCTAATCTCCGCTCTCGTCGAGCGGTGGAGAAGAGAAACCAACACATTCCATCTCCCCTTAGGCGAAACGACGATCACCCTCGACGAAGTATCCTTAGTCCTCGGCCTCCAGATCGACGGAGACCCCGTCGTGGGTCCCAAAGTAGGCGACGAGGCTGCGATGGACATGTGTGGGAGACTCCTCGGGAAGCTCCCGTCTGCAGCCAACAAGGAAGTGAACTGCTCGAGGGTGAAGCTTAACTGGCTCAAGAGAACGTTCTCCGAGTGTCCTGAAGACGCTTCTTCCGACGTTGTGAAGTGTCACACTCGGGCTTATCTTTTGTATCTGATTGGGAGTACGATCTTCGCTACTACTGATGGTGATAAAGTCTCGGTGAAGTATTTGCCTTTGTTTGAGGATTTTGATCGAGCTGGGAGGTACGCTTGGGGAGCTGCTGCGTTGGCTTGTCTTTATAGGGCGCTTGGTAACGCGTCGCTTAAGTCTCAGAGTAATATTTGTGGATGCTTGACGTTGCTTCAG TGTTGGAGTTACTTTCATTTGGATATTGGTAGGCCGGAGAAGGCCGAAGCGAGTTTCCCGCTCGCTCTGTTGTGGAAAGGTAAAGGAAGTAGATCCAAAACTGATCTCTCTGAGTACCGGAGAGAGCTTGATGATCTAGATCCAACCAAG ATGCAGATCTGTTGGTGCCCGTATGAAAGATATGAGAACATGATCCCTCCTCATGTTAAAGCCAAGCTGAGTCTAGGAAGATCGAAGACGACTCTTGTATGTTTCGAGAAGATTGAGTTGCATTTTCCTGACAGGTGTTTGAGGCAGTTTGGGAAACGACAGCCGATACCTCAGAAAGTGAAACGCCGCGACAGGAAGAACCGGCGGCTTGATGACTTGGACACGTCAATGACTGCAGCGTGCGAGGAATGGGCTGAGCGTGGAGACCATATCGTGGACAGTTCTGGAGGTGGCAATGTAGTGGATGATGGAGCTTACATGGAGTGGTACGCTCGGATAAGTATCACCAAACTAAACAGAGAAGCGTTTCTTGAGAACCAAGTCATGAATATG attgcGTGTATGAGGGAGTTTGAGGAAGCTGCTTCAGGGATTTCGATGGAGAGATTGTCTCCGGTAGAGAGGGAAGTGATGGAGAGTGTGAAGGATACGTTTTCTAGTAATTTGACGTTTGGAGGATGGCAAGAGGTGGCGGTTAATAGTAGTTATGGGAAGCGGAGGCGTCGGAATGAACAAACTCCGACGATGAAtaatggtggtggtggtagtgATCTTTCATCTCTAATGCTTCAAAAGGATACATGA